The window CTCAACCATTGAGTAATACATTaagttactttatttttattgattaagattcaatttgttcaatttttagatgaatgatttattaaatttgtaatattttttgctTTATGTATTGATTtctaacgggtaagggtaccatgaattaaatgggatgggtatgaaatgcaaaaaaatataccattcgggtaattaaaaaaaataaacgggtaaagGTTTGAGATTAGCACTATCCGcgacactacaaaaaaaaaataccctaTGCCAACACATTTTTAAATGCACTTTTAAAAAGTGTCACTAAAAATATCTATTTATTTACTTCAAACTAAATGGATTAACTAAGTAATTACAAAGCCCATTAAAATTATGCTACTCATTTGTTGGCTCATCACAACTCAAAGTCCTTGAAATGCCTTGTTACTATTACCAGATATCAAAAGGCAATATGATTTCTGTCTGTTAAGCAGCTTCCTCAGCCTAAGATATCAAAAGGTACCCGCGGGTACGGTTTCACTTGGACGAAGTAgaataagatgtaaaaataaCTCCAACATTGATAATTAAGAGTAATGGGATAAGTTGCAAAAATACTCTAGTacgagcaattttatccttaacgtttaaaattgtgccATTTTACCTCAAATgttggcagctaagagcaattttatcattaacgtctaaaattgtgccaTTTTACCTTAAATgttggcagctaagagcaattttacctataatattgacaagttgggttaatttcaaacattattataaaacacttGTTTTATAAcgatatctgaaattgatccaaattaccaatttcaaaggtaaaattgcattcggctaaaattgtacaattttaaacattaaaggtaaaattgcttataAATGTCAATCTTATAAGTATTTTTGCAGTTTATCCCTGACGaaattattaaatcaaaaacTATTTAAACTCTTATTCCAATAAAGacattttggtaaaaaaaaatatgcgaTTTTAGTAACAAAAAAATTGTAATCAACTTGTATGTATCAAATCaaccttttcaaatttttggtaatatagagttaaaattgatcttgtttaaaAACATGAAGGTAAATTTGAATCATTTCGTACATTAAGATCAAATATACACTTCACCAAAAAAATATTATGATCGAATTGATCCTTATCCCATTTAACCAAATGTTGAAAttcaaatttataaaaaatacaatattcttttttcaataaatattttttttattgtataaaTATTCGtaattttaaacatttaaattaaaaatttatatatttcagTATTCGGTCAGTAACCGAAACGAACTGAATCAAAAAATTTCGGTTTAACAATATTCAGTTATCAATTCTATTTAGTTAACACACAGTTCAATTCGATTAGTAACCGAACCAATATTTCAGTATTCGGTCAGTAACCGAAACGAACTGAATTGAAATTTTTTGGTTTAACAATATTCAGTTATCAATTCTATTTAGTTAACAGACAGTTCAATTCGATTAGTAACCGAACCAACCCAATTTTCACTGCTAATTTCTATACTGTATAATTTACAAATTTACACATTTACAAATTCAACATATCGAACAAAATAGATTCAGTAGATATGTCACATAATTTTTAAGATTCTAGTGGGATttgaattataaaaatattctaCTGACCCCTATACttacttgcttaaagtgaccaAACTTTCTAAAAAGTACATATTAGCTTCCTAAACTTCCATAAAATGATCTATTAGCCGGctgaatttgcttaaagtgTACACATTTCAACTTTTCTAAAAATCTCTCATTACTCCGTCACATTTAGGGATGTAAACGAGGTGGGACAGGACAGGAAATGCATTTTCCATCCCCGCCCCAACTAGTCGGTcggggattccccatccccaCGAGCTAAATGGGTAAAAACTTATCCTCATCCCGTCCCGCGGGGATCCCCATTCCCCGTTTACAGGTAGCCAATACTGCCAAATATTAACAATCATTCTCAAATTTTTCAAATCACGACTAAAATTGATAGCAACcaatcacctaattaaaatgtacttGAATCATCTAAAAAACTCAATTATCACGGGGAATAATCGAGGATCCCCTTCAGGGATTAACGGGGCGGGGATACCTTTCCTCATCCCCACCATGGGCGACAAAATTATTCCCATCCCCGTCCCATGGGATCCTTGTCAAGGATTCTCCGTCCCCGCTGGGACGAGTCACCAATGGGGATGAGGAATCCCCaccccatttacatccctagtCACGTGGATTTTAGAGGGTTAACAGTTCATTTAAACAGGTATAGAGGTCAATAGAACAATATTCAGTTACTAATTCTATTCAATTCGGTTTGGTTCCATTTCTAAAATAGAGTATATATGGATAACAGTTCAGGTAATCGAATCGGCACTGATGCTCACTCCTAATTTCTATACTATACAATTACAAATTGACCCATTTACAAATTCAACATATCGACATAATAATTAGTCCTAAACCAGAAGAAAATATTCCCTtccaataaaaaattatgaaacatGCTCacttgaaattaaaaaaaaaaaaatctatgcaAAAATCTAtgcataaaaaattaaaatatttactgcAACTTATTATTAAGGAATACTAGAACTCTAATTAAAGTAGGAGAGAAATTAATGGCAAACGAACCAATAAGATTTAAATTAaacaataagaaataaaattatcaTAATCATTTAACAAATCAAAACATAATAGAACGCGACTTTCCAATTTCCATACGGCATACTCCCATCCCTTCCATCGACGTCCTTGTTCTTCCATGTCGAGATGCATCAAATGATCAGAAATAATTTTTATTCATCGTGGTTAATCCAAAAACATCACAGAATACATATTCTCAAACTCTCCACGACACTAACTACTAAATTATATTGCATAGGAAAAGGATACCaaaaaacgttatttctaagaaaaattagctaggAAACGGTAATGGAAACGGAAACGCAGAAACACTAATAAAAAAGAGTTTCCGCGCAACATAAATACTAAGCAACTCAACACTAGAATTTCTTAGGTTACAAAGGAAGTAAGAAAATATATGATAATGAAGTACCTTCTACATTTTCGGTGTCATAGTTTCTATCAATTAAGGGTCTGTACCATTCATTTTCGGTGTCATAGTTTCTATCAATTAAGGGCCTGTACCATTCAAAATGCATAGACAGTACAGAAAGTCACCATACAACAGTATAAGAACACAACACGATTCAATTCGATTAGTAACTGAACCAACCCGATGCTCACCGCTAATTTCTATACTGTACAATTTACAAATTTACACATTTACAAATTCAATATTTCGACATAATTAGTCctacaccaaaaaaaaaaaaaatcatagatTCAGTAGATATGTCACGTAAATAGAATATTCTTTGAAATTCATATATCTTTCAAGATTCTACGGACTCCTATATTTGTTTAAAGTGGCCAATTGACTCTCTGAAAGGAAGCGATCTATTAGCCggctaaacttgcttaaaatgtataCATTTCAACTTTTCCAAAAAAATCTCTCATTACTCTGTCACATGTAGGGATGTAAACGAGGCGAGGCGGGACAGGGAATGCATTTCCAATCCCTGTTCCCGTTCCCCACCCCCATCCACATTCCCGCGAGCTAAATGGGGAAAAACTTATTCCCATCCCTGTCCCGCGGGATCCCCATTCCCCGTTTATAGATAGCTAATAATACCAAATATTAACGATCATTCTCAAATTTTTCAAATCACAAAACACTAAAAATTGATAGCAACcaatcacctaattaaaatgcatttaaatcatctaaaaaaatcaattatcacaAGGAATAATAGAGGATCCCCTTCAGAGATTAACGGGGCAGTCCTCATTCCCGTCACGGGGGACAAAATTATCTCCATCCTTGTCAAGAATTCCCCGTCCCCGCTGGGACGAGTCACCAAtggggatggggaatccccaccccatttacatccctagtCACGTAGATTTTAGAGGGTTAACCGTTCATTTAAACAGGTATAAAGGTCAATAGAACAATATTCAGTTACTAATTCTattcagttcggttcggttcagttTCTAAAATAGAGTATATAAGGATTCGGTTAACAAACAGTTCAGTTCGATTAGTAattgaaccgaaccgaactgtaTACAAATTGACCCACTTACAAATTCAACATATCAACATAATTAGTCCTGAACCAGAAGAAAATATTCCctttcaataaaaatatatgaaacatGCTCacttgaaataaaataaaaaaaaatctatgcaTAAGATTCAGTAGATATGTACATAATATTCAGAAATATCAGATTTGACTTCCTGAAACAGCCAAAGGTTTGTACAACATATGAACAATAGGACACACAACCATGTTAAATCTTCTCAATAATCTAAACTAATGTAGAATTGGATTAACAAATAAAGGAAAATTGCAGATTTATTATGAAGGCATAACACCCATTTTGCTCCGTAAGCTagagcttcaaagtcaattaggaccttaaactatcaaaatcatcaatcaggtcatGAATTAtgcaaaaaatcatcaattgagtctcaatgctatcctaaaatcagaaactgcgACTATTTCATATGGACTGTAATGATTTGTATTGATTCAAAATTGGTTTGGAGAAGAGGGTCTGAATGATTTACATTCGATGAGGCTGAGATgcttgatgatttttgcttaggaAAACTCAATTGTTGATTTTTGTTTAATTCAGAGaactaattgatgattttgatagtttaaggtacATGCTAAGTTTCGGGAGCCAAATGAGTATTATACCTATTATGAAAGAAgatattcatataaaaaaaggcaaaaaaaagAACCCCAGATTATTCAACATTACTTGCAAGGAGCCAATCCAAACACACGAATTAATGCGTTGAAACTATATTCTTCATCCAATATAAGAAGTAGACACAAATGTGATAAAAGAAtggattaaatttaaataaatgtcctgtggtttcatgtttttACGGATCGAcatgtggattttttttttttgttacaaacggAACCATATGGTTtgcaaaaaatttcattttttattgaccttgcaaatttggccgataattcaaaatgaaaattttcaagaactaaagttgttttgtatcatatttactatcaaaaccacatttttaatttttcaaattcattatttttggagttttctctctaaacattaaattTCTCGCCCATAAAAAatacctaaataacctcaaacctaaaaaattcaagaattaaaattgcttaaaatgtcatttaattcttgaaaattttcattttgaggtcgttattcgccaaatttggcaagatcaagaaaaaatgaaaattttacgaACCACGGATtcggtttgtaacaaaaaaCACAGATACCGACCtgcaaaaacgtgaaaccacagagcatttatttgaaattaaccctaatagaatatatatatataaaagatcgAAGCACACAAATAATGACTTAAATTGTATTCTAAGTGTCAATTGCCAAGCTAAAAAAACatactaaaactttatttaacatcTCCAGTAGCTACTCAAAAAATAACAACTCCACTCCACATATTGAAAAGCTTGATACCTACTCTAGACAAGACAATGCGGGAAAGGAACCCCGTCCCCGTCCCCGTCCCGTACCGACTTCATCATAACTTCTCAATTCTTCCACAAAGAAGCTTGACCTTGAAATCCCTTCCTAAATATTCTACATTTTCAAATATTGGTTATATGTATGCGACAGTATGCAAACCGCAGTATGATCAATTTCGAATAAATGGTAGACCCATGATATGAACTTTTACATTCATCAATCTGATTAACTACCCATGGAGACGGCAAATCTCCACCCTATTTACATCCCTAGTCACGTGGGTTTTAAAGGATTAATTGTTCATTTAAACAAGTATAGAGGTCAATAGAACAATATTTGGTTACTAATTCTattcagttcggttcggttcagtttctaaaatagaatatatatggATTCGGTTAACAAACAGTTCAGTTCAATTAGtaatcgaaccgaaccgaacatCACCCTAATTTCTATACTGTACAATCACAAATTGACCCATTTACAAATTCAACATATCGACATAATTAGTCCTAAACCAGAAGAAAATATATGAAACATGCTcacttgaaaaagaaaaaaaaatctatgcATAAGATTCAGTAGATATGTACATAATATTCACTAGATACCTTTTAAGATTCAGTAGATACCTTTTAAGATTCTGCAGAAATATCAGATTTGACTTTCTGAAACAGCTAAAGGTTTGTATAACATATGAACACCAGGACACACAACCATGTTAAATCTTCTCAGTAATCGGCTGGCGGGACCTTGAAAACGCTTGAAACCAAACACAGAAATCCAAGTTTGTTTAAATTTAGATACAGCAGGAATCGCCAATTTCTCTACATTTAAAGAGCATAAACCAGTTTCGATTGCAGTCAGAAGTAGCCGACACATTCCTTCCTCACGATACTCCTCACGTGTCCCTATAAAAGGCATCTCTGCTAACTCATTCCCATGTATTCTTAAAGATGCTACAGATATCATTTCATCTCCCTTTTCTAGAACTGCAGTGAAGAAACTTGAGTAGTTGAGACGATGCACGTTGGAGCCGTGATTGTAGACGATATTACGAATCAGATTGACCCCGGTTTTATCGTCAACCATTGGCAGAAAACACTCTTCCATTATCTGTAATGCCACACCCAATTTTGAACTGTTGGGAGATAACACAGTCTCATCATCATGATCGTCATCACACCGGCGAATGAAACTCCAAGTAAACCCTCCTTCGAGTTCATGTTTGACTCCTATAAGTTCTTGCAGTTTGCGGTGTAGCTCTTGACATTTGTCGCCACAGAAAGCTAAGGATGGATTACTAACACAGGATGGGTGATATTTCTGGTGGCAAAAAGAACAAGCATGGTCAGGAGAAATTTTGTGGCAATATTTGCATAAACAATAAATGCAGTTCCAAGAGCCGGAAGGGAACGTTTTAATCCCGAGACAGGTTAGATGGAAGGCCGAAGGACAGGTATCGCAACAGATAAGCTCTCCACAATCTCCGCAAATCCAACATAAATCATCATTCGGGTCTTCGTTGTCAATATCTACTACTGCTGCATCTCTCTTTTCTTCTAATGAATTAATATCTTCATTAGAAGATGCCTCAGCGCCGTCATACTCGAACACAGAATATGCATCATGCTTCTTATtcgtcttcttcctcttcttagctttcaccaaaAGATTAGCACCATTTGTCAACAATCCTGACAATCCTGACgcaattttataaaaattcaaCATATGATATAAGAGTGTATCTGTATTGTATACAATTCAAACTTAATAAGGAATATTTGCATGTGAGAGTAAAGAAACTTTCTACGATTGTCCCGGATCAAACTTGTCTGGGACCGTTGTTTTCATTGACATGACATGATCACAACGGTCCTGAACCAGTTTGGTccgggagcaatctaaaatactATTTCTAAATTTTACTAATCAACTTATCCTTTTCTATAAATGGTTGTTTAACACATTATATGCCAATATTTTCAACAATTACAGCTAAATTTCGCAAATAAAAGCAAGCATCAGTTACGAACAATATATAGAGCTAGAACACAAAcacaagattatatatatatatatgtgtgtgtatacacacacacacacacacatatatatatatatataattaagatGGATTCGATATTTAGTTTCcgacaagttattatatatatttggttAATTTGTCAGGCTGCCTAAATATTTAGAAAACTTACTAGAAGTTGCTTGCAAATTTTTGTCTTCGACAGCAACCGGAGAATGCTCAATGAGTTTCCTGTATTCATTACAACAATACAACTGATCAGAAGAGCTATTAAAAAAAGTTCATCAAAATTAACGTATTTTATTTACTCGAGAGATATTTTCACTTAGGCTGTTCTTGTGATTAACCTATAAGGTTAAATAAGCTATTTGTTAGGCCTTAATGATACAATCACAATAATAATTTCATACATCAAATGTCATCAACTTCTTTGAATTCTATTCAGAGTCATACAGGAAGAGCTGCTTAAGTCAGTAAATGTACATAGTAAAGCTATAAGGATTGCAAGagaaaagtatataaataaaCATCCATAAAAAATGCAGCAAATTAATGAttatctatgttgcacggaaactctttttATTAGCATTTTCGTTTTTCGTTTCCGTTACTTAGCTAAATTTTCTGTTTCTGGTGTCTGTTTCCGTTTCTGTGCAACATAGATGATTATCTATATATGCCTAGAATACATAATTCCTAACAAGCAGCAGTAACAAGGAATTCATAATTCCAGGTCTTTTCTCACTTACATTGGTTTCCCTTCCTCTCTTTTCCAGCTGCAAGTTCCTGTGACAATTTCAATTCAAAGAAAACATCAGCATATATATTATTActgaaaaacaaaacaaaatagagAGATGCACTATCAGTTCGGagctatgaagcaccgataTGGATACAGGAATCAATGATCAAGAgctcaatgtgaaaaaataattgatcagaggCTTGATTCTTAAAATGGACAAAGTTCAGgagcttaattatgcttttgcCTAGAAAATACTAAGAAGAATTTATTGCTTAAGAAAATTAAGAAGCAAATAATTTATTGTAAGATTAAACGATAGTAAAAGAGAGAATTCTTATCAGTTCATCAAATAGTCAAGTCGGCAATAAACTTAATACAAATTTTAAGCTCACCAGTAAAAACAGAGATAAGGTAACAAAATAGGTTTATGGTTTTTGAAGAAGTAACAATTTAGGTTCCATGTATCAAATAGCACCAATGTGAGCTTAACATCTAAaaaagagtaccaatttaggcttttataacaaaatgtgaCACGTTCGTTattgaggcctaaattggtactcttttttaaaagttatgcctacattgatgctattttgtacatagagcctaaattgatatttccccaaaaaccatagacctattttgttACCTTATCCCATAAAAAATGACAAAATGAAAAGCAATGCATGAGTTTTGACGCCTCTTTTTGCaaaaatgaccaaaatttaCCTGCACTGCTTTCTCCATCCGAATAGCCAGAAGACAATGGAACAACTGATGGAGTTCTTGTGCTGGCATTTGAATTCTTATCTTCATTAGACGAAGCCTCAGCGGCGTAATCATCCTTGAATATTGAACCATTGAAATCATTAGATGGCGGAGCTTCTTCATGAACAGAATAAGACTTGCTAGACACCAGAGGTTTTGCCCCTCTATCAGAAACTTCTGAAGGCTCTTTGTTTGGAAGAGCATCATTAGATCGTGGAGCTTCTTCAGGAACATGATTGCTATTTGACATCAGCGGAGTTTTTAAGTCGGATGGAGGACCATCAGAATGTGCAtcatgcttcttcttcttcttcttcttcttcctcctcttctttgCTTTCACCATACCATTAGCACCATTTGTTTTAGTCACTTCTTCATCAACAAGCATCTCACTGGAACCTTCAGTTTCAACATCTTGCTTTCTAGGCGCAAAATAATCATTGAACTCGACCCCGTTTCTTTCGTAGGAATCAGCAACTTCATTTGCACTGCCACTTCTAGAGGGGCCACCGTTGATAACAGCTTCAGGGAACCTCTTCTTACTGTTACTTACCAgattttgtgctagaacttgcGCAGATTGAATGCATCGATCATTTTCAGCTGCGGTATCTTTTCCACACTCCAAAGTGATCCAATCTTTTCCCATCTCCATGACTGATTCCACCACATTCTGTATCACATTATTAACTTCATTATAACTGTACACAAAAGAAGTATCCAACTCTTTCTCTACATcaggcttcttcttcttt is drawn from Euphorbia lathyris chromosome 9, ddEupLath1.1, whole genome shotgun sequence and contains these coding sequences:
- the LOC136205336 gene encoding uncharacterized protein, with protein sequence MATEPSISGSDGTPDCNIVFIDTSIGTHFITTVSSSETVADFKKKLVQEHVLCFPHVGGIKIDGLKIEHRGIFYYLTESTLVKSVFQGVNKRWFIAVDASSLEEHNRNMNVALDDKGLDVARGDASRNVELGIKRVEKKHKRKRKRKRNHIVDELAPREDNDDVPESGRHRSQKKTETPDSFLGNGVVSCGDDAVEGGGAIVQSCNVGSERSRELKKHVELNNAKSMENRDQSLEVSPKSEPEAKKRRKIKHSTISQKSQKSPAAISPKDNLEIGTRNEEADNVEGGHEASEAAIASNINRKRVHAIFAEENSCLEAGETVDPPKLSKKKKLKKIKNLVSVTLPISATEHVKGFISNISPTKPQKIDKADHLSGTFSKEEMLVDEEGTRKNGANDMVKAKKRKQKKKKPDVEKELDTSFVYSYNEVNNVIQNVVESVMEMGKDWITLECGKDTAAENDRCIQSAQVLAQNLVSNSKKRFPEAVINGGPSRSGSANEVADSYERNGVEFNDYFAPRKQDVETEGSSEMLVDEEVTKTNGANGMVKAKKRRKKKKKKKKHDAHSDGPPSDLKTPLMSNSNHVPEEAPRSNDALPNKEPSEVSDRGAKPLVSSKSYSVHEEAPPSNDFNGSIFKDDYAAEASSNEDKNSNASTRTPSVVPLSSGYSDGESSAGTCSWKREEGKPMKLIEHSPVAVEDKNLQATSRLSGLLTNGANLLVKAKKRKKTNKKHDAYSVFEYDGAEASSNEDINSLEEKRDAAVVDIDNEDPNDDLCWICGDCGELICCDTCPSAFHLTCLGIKTFPSGSWNCIYCLCKYCHKISPDHACSFCHQKYHPSCVSNPSLAFCGDKCQELHRKLQELIGVKHELEGGFTWSFIRRCDDDHDDETVLSPNSSKLGVALQIMEECFLPMVDDKTGVNLIRNIVYNHGSNVHRLNYSSFFTAVLEKGDEMISVASLRIHGNELAEMPFIGTREEYREEGMCRLLLTAIETGLCSLNVEKLAIPAVSKFKQTWISVFGFKRFQGPASRLLRRFNMVVCPGVHMLYKPLAVSESQI